The genomic DNA CGCCGATGGGTTCCGGCTCCAGCACCGTCACGCGCACGCCGTTTAACGCCAGAGCGTCCGCACAGGCCGCGCCCACCATGCCGCCGCCGATGACGATGGCGTGCAACTTGCTCACCCCTCCTCTGGCCGGATGCCCCAGGCGAAGGGGTCGCCCGGCTGCACGATCAGTTCGCCCTGCATGGTGATAAACGCCCGTCCAGTGATCACGGGAAGCACCTGACCGTCCCGGAGCGAATACTGGCCCTCGAACACGCTGCCGATCACGCTTTCCTGCCGCCAGACCTGACCGGGTTCCAGAGTACCGTCTGCCGCCAGACAGGCCAGCTTGGCGCTGGTGCCCGTGCCACAGGGACTGCGGTCATAAGCGCCGCCAGGACACATCACGAAGTTGCGGTTAATCCCCCCGGCGTGGCTGAAGAGTTCGATGTGGTCAATCTCCGCGCCGTCCTTTCCGGTGATCCCAGCTTCACTCAACGCCTGACGAATTCGCAGGGTCTCGTCGTTCAAGGCCGGAATATCACCAAGGTTCAGCGTCCGCTGGCCCACATCCACCAGATAGAACCAGTTGCCGCCCCAGGCCACGTCGCCTCGCACCTCGCCCAGACCTTCCACGGTGACAGTGACATCTTTGAGGTGGCGATAAGCGGGCACGTTCGCCACGCTGACGCGGCCATCGTCGTGCAACGTTGCCGTGACCACACCCACCGGAGTGTCGATACGGTGATCGCCAGGGCCGATACGCCCCAGGTAGGCCAGCGTCGTCACCACGCCCATCGTGCCGTGACCACACATGCCCAGCGGCCCAGCATTGTTGAAATAAATAACGCCTGTGACGCAGTCCAGCGACTTGGGAGGCAGCAACAAGGCACTGACCAGCACCTCGTTGCCGCGCGGCTCCAGATTGACCAGGGTACGCCAGCGGTCAAAGTCGCCCCTTAATGCCTCGCGCTGCTGTGCCAGGGTTTCGCCTGGTAATTCCGGAAAGCCGTCCAGCACCACACGCGTCGGCTCGCCCGCCGAATGGGAATCCACGAAGCGGATGCGGTGCGTGACCGTAGAAACAGTTGAGGGGGCGGGTGACATACCTTAAGGTAAGCCAGCAGCAGACTCTCTGTCTTGGTGAAGTTCGCGAGGCTGGCTGCCGAATTGGGCACAATAGGGTATGCCCGTACTCCCGCCGCTTCTCCCCGGCGCAAAACGAATTCGATTCCTGCCAGAGGCAATCCGGCGGCTGGGTCTGGACGCACTACTCGACGTACTGGACTATCTCCCAGACACCGTGGCCTTCGTGAAAGATGCACAGGGACGCTACCTGTACGCCAACCGCACCCTGCTGGAGCGGCTGAACCGCCCCGCCTCTGCCGTGCTGGGCTTGCAGGCCAGCGAGGTCTTTCCAACGTCGCTGGGGGCGGCGTATACCCAGCAGGACACCGCCGTTCTGACGGGCCGCACCCTGACCGAACATCTGGAACTGCACCTGTATCCGGGGGGCAAAGCGGGCTGGTGCCTGACCACCAAACGCATGCTGGGTGAACCCCGCGCCCCGGTGGGCCTGCTGGGACTGTCGCGCGACCTTCACCTGCCGCGCTCTCACGCCTCGGCTCTGGGGCTGGCCGCCGCCACTGCCCGGATAGAGGCCGAGTACGCCGCGCCGCCCAGCGTGCCGGAAATGGCCCGAAGCGCCGGTCTGAGCGTGACCACTTTCGAGCGCCAGATCCGGCGCGTATACGGCCTGACGCCCACGCAACTGCTGACCCGCACCCGCATTCAGGCCGCCACAGCGCTGCTCTCCCAGACCAGTCTGTCGGTGGCGCAGATCGCCGTCGAGTGCGGCTACTTTGACCACAGCGCCTTCGCCCGCGCGTTCAAGGGTGCGGTAGGACTGACACCCAGCGGATTTCGTGGCTTCGCTCAGGGAAATGCAGCTGAGGCAAAGCGGTAAGCAGCCTGTCAGATGCCAGTTTATAGACCGAGTGTGCATGATCATCAAAGGGTTGTGCTGCCCTAACTGGTGTCACGGCAGACTGAAGACAGGCATAGTCTGAGGTTCAGACCACCTCTGCCGCGACGCTTGAACACGTCTGGAACGCTTGTTTCTGATTGCTTCTTGGGCAGGACGGGAGGAGTGGCGTCCTCATGGGCGTTCGTTCACGACGCCACTAACCTGGATGCCGCGCTGGTGCAGCAATTCCTGGACGTCCCGATAGCTCGGGGGAAAGCGGTGATAAAGCCACACAGCGTGCTGGATGATCATCGGGAAGCGGTGGCGATAGGGCGTTCCGTCGATCACGGTGGTCAGCCTACTCCAATCCGACTAAGGCAACACAACCGTTTTAAAAGGGTTAGGCAGCGGGTTCCAGGCGGCGCAACATGAGCCGGATGTTGGCAAGGCAGAACCACGCCTGCGTCGTTTAGGGCAAACCCTCGTCATCCCGACTCAGTCGACGGCAGCGGGTCATTCATGCGAAGGTGCGCTCCACTACCCAGCGTCGGTGTAACACCACAAAACCCTGTTGTCCAGCCAGCTCCTCGACAACCTCCACGATCCAGTTCAAGACCTCTTTGGCCCAGGACACGGGTTCACCCGTGTATCCACCACCCGCCCGGATGCGGAAAACGCTTGGCGAGCAACGCCGGCAAGATCAGCGCTTGCGCCCGATTTTACACGCTCCCTGCTGTGACCATGACCAGCGGCAGTGAGCCCAGCGTATCTAAGGTGATGTGCCGCTTGCGCCCGTTAGTCTTTTTCCCCACGTCAATCCTACAGTTGAAGTGGCCGCCTGAAGCTCATGTGGTCACTAACCTGATCCGGCTCTTGATCAATATAATTTGAGGGTGACCCAGTTTTGCGTAGATGGAGATAAGCCTCGACAATAGGAGGCACCATCATGACAAACCGCAGAATCCATACCGCTGACTTCAAACGAG from Deinococcus detaillensis includes the following:
- a CDS encoding proline racemase family protein, producing the protein MSPAPSTVSTVTHRIRFVDSHSAGEPTRVVLDGFPELPGETLAQQREALRGDFDRWRTLVNLEPRGNEVLVSALLLPPKSLDCVTGVIYFNNAGPLGMCGHGTMGVVTTLAYLGRIGPGDHRIDTPVGVVTATLHDDGRVSVANVPAYRHLKDVTVTVEGLGEVRGDVAWGGNWFYLVDVGQRTLNLGDIPALNDETLRIRQALSEAGITGKDGAEIDHIELFSHAGGINRNFVMCPGGAYDRSPCGTGTSAKLACLAADGTLEPGQVWRQESVIGSVFEGQYSLRDGQVLPVITGRAFITMQGELIVQPGDPFAWGIRPEEG
- a CDS encoding AraC family transcriptional regulator, translated to MPVLPPLLPGAKRIRFLPEAIRRLGLDALLDVLDYLPDTVAFVKDAQGRYLYANRTLLERLNRPASAVLGLQASEVFPTSLGAAYTQQDTAVLTGRTLTEHLELHLYPGGKAGWCLTTKRMLGEPRAPVGLLGLSRDLHLPRSHASALGLAAATARIEAEYAAPPSVPEMARSAGLSVTTFERQIRRVYGLTPTQLLTRTRIQAATALLSQTSLSVAQIAVECGYFDHSAFARAFKGAVGLTPSGFRGFAQGNAAEAKR